The Pseudoliparis swirei isolate HS2019 ecotype Mariana Trench chromosome 1, NWPU_hadal_v1, whole genome shotgun sequence genome has a window encoding:
- the ehmt2 gene encoding histone-lysine N-methyltransferase EHMT2 isoform X1, producing the protein MAQQSTRFKDLFTPTTKKEPPGRNDTETRAESLAGPSQVKEDNAASTTAAVAKKTEPMSGMSSMLSSQQPGKEALSAGEEGVKWSPASSPTKPAAGHAAKSISSVSSSSYSSSPSTSTMLSPGRAKMSVSGPSSSKSVLAPAPSSFSFSPSCSSSSSSSSLSSSSATASSSPSVSLAPTKIHRARKTMNRPPPGQISQVETPVAPVTPSGSLDSETVAKRRKLGQLSDGTPETSETVPENAQTVGEPVFHKKVDSVTNITSEKNNSSVGKSEEDVTDIQISSPSAQDSEKFEDGVAEARKHKQDIEGSVNMSDHSSECKTKGAVKSRNESEESFWPQSDQEKERNTADVVETVEVERPTEYTEVPLGALDIAAADSLTLSPHHEGSDAGDTERLEELPLCSCRMEAPRVDSTSHRVSRQCMATESINGELRACTDRTIKGETMRPSSRVSLMVLCEVHRSHMVKHHCCPGCGYFCIAGTFLECCPDQRIAHRFHRGCVTVLGSGRSRANGGGMLFCPHCGEDASEAQEVTIPCFSSATASATTVVTMSASSTTTPSLPPSVPTAPSLTASTGGMKDGKMPERPVSARMHSHGLVTLAVEQQPPQPVGSAATVATIPPAEEGVDSVGPSLCMPNGKPISPSALPPGPSRASLQKAILTQDTERRKKLRFHPRQLYPAAKQGEVQRVLLMLMEGIDPTYQPDSQNRRSALHAAAQRGLLEVCYILVQAGAQVDAQDKDRRTPLLEAIINNHIEVAHYLIQSSATVYHVEEDGYTGLHHAAKLGNLEIVNMLLETGQVDVNAQDNGGWTPIIWSAEHKHVDVIKVLLNRGADVTISDKSHPSLQELNVCLHWAAYAGNVDIAELVLNSGCSLASVNMHGDTPLHIAAREGFLECVTLFLSRGADIDIVNREGDTPLSLARVDTPVWVALQINRKLRRGITNRMLRTERIISSDIAQGYENVPIPCVNAVDDEVCPSDYKYVSENCETSAMNIDRNITHLQHCSCSDDCSSSNCLCGQLSIRCWYDKDQRLLQEFNKIEPPLIFECNMACSCYRTCKNRVVQAGIKVRLQLYRTEKMGWGVRALQDIPQGSFICEYVGELISDAEADVREDDSYLFDLDNKDGEVYCIDARYYGNISRFINHLCDPNLIPVRVFMLHQDLRFPRIAFFSSRDIHSGQELGFDYGDRFWDIKSKYFTCQCGSEKCKHSAEAIALEQNRLARLEACPESGADCGMTMLGNS; encoded by the exons atggctcagcagagcacaagatttaaagacttgttcacgccaacaacaaaaaaa GAGCCTCCTGGACGAAATGACACAGAGACGCGAGCTGAGTCGTTAGCCGGACCAAGTCAAGTAAAGGAAG ATAATGCAGCATCCACCACAGCTGCCGTTGCCAAGAAGACAGAACCCATGAGTGGTATGTCATCAATGCTGTCATCACAGCAGCCTGGGAAGGAGGCTTTAAGTgctggagaggagggagtgaaATGGTCACCTGCCTCCTCCCCAACCAAACCAGCAGCAG GACATGCAGCAAAATCCATTTCATCTGTGTCCTCCTCTTCgtattcctcctctccttccacgTCTACAATGTTGTCTCCTGGCCGAGCAAAGATGAGTGTTTCTGGACCCAGCAGTAGCAAATCCGTCCTGGCAcctgctccttcctccttctccttctccccctcatgctcctcctcgtcttcctcgtcctctttgTCTTCGTCTTCCGCCACAGCTTCTtcgtctccttctgtctcccttGCCCCAACCAAGATCCACCGGGCCCGCAAGACCATGAACAGGCCTCCACCGGGGCAG atAAGCCAAGTTGAGACACCTGTCGCACCTGTGACGCCTTCAGGATCCTTAGATTCTGAAACTG TTGCAAAAAGGAGGAAACTGGGTCAGTTATCCGATGGAACACCTGAGACGTCAGAGACCGTTCCAGAAAATGCTCAAACTGtg GGAGAACCAGTGTTCCATAAAAAGGTGGACTCTGTCACCAATATCACATCagagaaaaacaacagcagTGTGGGGAAGTCAGAGGAGGATGTAACAGATATTCAGATTTCCAGTCCGTCCGCTCAAGATTCAGAAAAG TTTGAGGATGGTGTGGCAGAAGCAAGAAAGCACAAACAAGACATAGAGGGATCAGTGAACATGTCAGATCAT AGTTCAGAGTGCAAAACAAAAGGAGCCGTCAAAAGTAGAAATGAGAGCGAGGAGTCTTTTTGGCCGCAGTCAGACCAGGAAAAGGAGAGAAACACAGCCGATGTGGTGGAGACGGTGGAAG TAGAGAGGCCCACTGAGTACACAGAGGTTCCCCTGGGTGCTCTGGACATCGCTGCTGCTGACAGTCTGACACTTTCTCCTCATCACG AAGGAAGTGatgcaggagacacagagcggCTGGAGGagcttcctctctgcagctGCAGGATGGAGGCTCCTCGAGTCGACAGCACCAGCCACCGCGTCAGCAGACAGTGTATGGCCACCGAGAGCATCAATGGAGAG CTGAGGGCTTGTACCGATCGGACGATAAAAGGAGAGACCATGCGTCCGTCCAGTCGGGTGTCCCTCATGGTGCTTTGCGAAGTCCATCGATCACACATGGTCAAACACCACTGCTGTCCTGGGTGTGGATACTTCTGCATAGCG ggCACATTTCTCGAGTGCTGCCCGGACCAGCGCATCGCTCACCGTTTCCACCGGGGTTGTGTGACGGTGCTGGGCAGCGGGCGCAGCAGAGCAAACGGAGGCGGGATGCTTTTCTGTCCCCACTGCGGCGAAGATgcctccgaggcccaggaggTCACCATCCCCTGCTTCAGCTCGGCCACGGCCTCCGCAACCACCGTCGTCACCATGTCGGCCTCCTCCACGACCACCCCGTCTCTGCCGCCCTCTGTCCCCACAGCGCCCTCCCTCACGGCCTCAACGGGAGGGATGAAGGACGGGAAGATGCCCGAGCGACCTGTCAG CGCACGTATGCATAGTCATGGCTTGGTGACGCTGGCGGTGGAGCAGCAGCCCCCGCAGCCTGTCGGCTCTGCCGCAACGGTGGCCACCATCCCGCCAGCAGAGGAGGGAGTGGACAGCGTGGGGCCCTCTCTCTGTATGCCAAATGGGAAACCCATCAGCCCGAGTGCACTTCCGCCTGGGCCCAGCAGGGCATCGCTGCAGAAAGCCATTCTCACACAGGACACTGAGAG gAGGAAGAAACTGAGGTTCCACCCCCGCCAGCTTTACCCTGCGGCCAAGCAAGGAGAGGTGCAGAGAGTCCTGCTCATGCTGA TGGAGGGCATAGACCCAACATACCAGCCCGACTCTCAGAACCGCCGCTCGGCTCTACATGCTGCAGCTCAGAGAGGTTTGCTGGAAGTCTGCTACATTCTTGTTCAG GCCGGTGCCCAAGTGGATGCCCAGGACAAAGACCGTAGGACCCCTCTGTTGGAAGCGATCATCAACAATCACATTGAGGTGGCTCATTACCTGATCCAGAGCAGTGCCACTGTCTATCATGTT gaggaggacGGATATACTGGTCTCCATCACGCAGCCAAGCTGGGAAACCTGGAAATTGTCAACATGCTTTTAGAAACGGGGCAGGTTGATGTTAACGCACAG GACAACGGCGGCTGGACGCCGATCATCTGGTCTGCGGAGCACAAACATGTAGATGTGATAAAAGTGCTGCTGAACAGAGGCGCTGATGTCACTATTAGTGATAAG TCCCATCCCTCCCTTCAGGAGCTGAACGTGTGTCTCCACTGGGCGGCGTATGCAGGCAACGTGGATATAGCCGAGCTGGTGTTGAACTCTGGCTGCTCCCTCGCCTCGGTTAACATGCACGGAGACACGCCGCTCCACATCGCCGCTAGAGAAGGCTTCCTGGAGTGTGTTAC GTTGTTCCTGTCCAGAGGTGCAGACATTGACATCGTGAACAGGGAAGGAGACACGCCCCTCAGCCTGGCACGGGTCGACACGCCGGTGTGGGTGGCACTCCAGATCAACAGGAAGCTGAGAAGGGGAATAACCAATCGCATGCTTCGCACTGAGAGAATCATCAGCAG TGACATAGCGCAGGGCTATGAGAACGTGCCGATACCCTGCGTGAACGCAGTGGACGACGAGGTCTGTCCTTCAGACTACAAATATGTCTCAGAAAACTGTGAAACTTCAGCAATGAACATCGACCGCAATATTACACACTTACAG CACTGTAGCTGCTCTGACGACTGCTCGTCCAGCAACTGCCTGTGTGGACAGCTCAGTATCCGCTGCTGGTACGACAAG GACCAGCGGCTGCTCCAGGAATTCAACAAAATTGAACCCCCACTTATATTTGAATGCAACATGGCATGTTCCTGTTACCGGACGTGCAAGAACAGAGTGGTACAGGCAGGCATCAA AGTGCGTCTTCAGCTCTACAGGACAGAGAAGATGGGCTGGGGAGTTCGAGCTCTGCAGGATATTCCACAAGGGAGCTTCATCTGCGA ATACGTCGGGGAGCTCATCTCTGACGCAGAGGCAGATGTTAGAGAAGACGACTCCTACTTGTTTGACCTGGACAACAAG gacggGGAGGTGTACTGTATTGATGCCCGGTACTATGGCAACATCAGCCGCTTCATCAACCACCTGTGTGACCCAAACCTCATCCCGGTACGCGTGTTCATGCTGCACCAGGACCTGAGGTTTCCCCGCATCGCCTTCTTCAGCTCCAGAGACATCCACAGCGGACAAGAGCTGGG ATTCGACTATGGAGACCGCTTTTGGGACATTAAGAGCAAGTATTTCACATGTCAGTGTGGATCAGAGAAATGCAAGCACTCGGCCGAAGCCATCGCCTTGGAGCAGAACAGACTGGCTCGACTGGAGGCCTGCCCAGAATCGGGAGCAGACTGTGGGATGACCATGCTGGGAAACTCTTAA
- the ehmt2 gene encoding histone-lysine N-methyltransferase EHMT2 isoform X2 — protein MAQQSTRFKDLFTPTTKKEPPGRNDTETRAESLAGPSQVKEDNAASTTAAVAKKTEPMSGMSSMLSSQQPGKEALSAGEEGVKWSPASSPTKPAAGHAAKSISSVSSSSYSSSPSTSTMLSPGRAKMSVSGPSSSKSVLAPAPSSFSFSPSCSSSSSSSSLSSSSATASSSPSVSLAPTKIHRARKTMNRPPPGQISQVETPVAPVTPSGSLDSETVAKRRKLGQLSDGTPETSETVPENAQTVGEPVFHKKVDSVTNITSEKNNSSVGKSEEDVTDIQISSPSAQDSEKFEDGVAEARKHKQDIEGSVNMSDHSSECKTKGAVKSRNESEESFWPQSDQEKERNTADVVETVEERPTEYTEVPLGALDIAAADSLTLSPHHEGSDAGDTERLEELPLCSCRMEAPRVDSTSHRVSRQCMATESINGELRACTDRTIKGETMRPSSRVSLMVLCEVHRSHMVKHHCCPGCGYFCIAGTFLECCPDQRIAHRFHRGCVTVLGSGRSRANGGGMLFCPHCGEDASEAQEVTIPCFSSATASATTVVTMSASSTTTPSLPPSVPTAPSLTASTGGMKDGKMPERPVSARMHSHGLVTLAVEQQPPQPVGSAATVATIPPAEEGVDSVGPSLCMPNGKPISPSALPPGPSRASLQKAILTQDTERRKKLRFHPRQLYPAAKQGEVQRVLLMLMEGIDPTYQPDSQNRRSALHAAAQRGLLEVCYILVQAGAQVDAQDKDRRTPLLEAIINNHIEVAHYLIQSSATVYHVEEDGYTGLHHAAKLGNLEIVNMLLETGQVDVNAQDNGGWTPIIWSAEHKHVDVIKVLLNRGADVTISDKSHPSLQELNVCLHWAAYAGNVDIAELVLNSGCSLASVNMHGDTPLHIAAREGFLECVTLFLSRGADIDIVNREGDTPLSLARVDTPVWVALQINRKLRRGITNRMLRTERIISSDIAQGYENVPIPCVNAVDDEVCPSDYKYVSENCETSAMNIDRNITHLQHCSCSDDCSSSNCLCGQLSIRCWYDKDQRLLQEFNKIEPPLIFECNMACSCYRTCKNRVVQAGIKVRLQLYRTEKMGWGVRALQDIPQGSFICEYVGELISDAEADVREDDSYLFDLDNKDGEVYCIDARYYGNISRFINHLCDPNLIPVRVFMLHQDLRFPRIAFFSSRDIHSGQELGFDYGDRFWDIKSKYFTCQCGSEKCKHSAEAIALEQNRLARLEACPESGADCGMTMLGNS, from the exons atggctcagcagagcacaagatttaaagacttgttcacgccaacaacaaaaaaa GAGCCTCCTGGACGAAATGACACAGAGACGCGAGCTGAGTCGTTAGCCGGACCAAGTCAAGTAAAGGAAG ATAATGCAGCATCCACCACAGCTGCCGTTGCCAAGAAGACAGAACCCATGAGTGGTATGTCATCAATGCTGTCATCACAGCAGCCTGGGAAGGAGGCTTTAAGTgctggagaggagggagtgaaATGGTCACCTGCCTCCTCCCCAACCAAACCAGCAGCAG GACATGCAGCAAAATCCATTTCATCTGTGTCCTCCTCTTCgtattcctcctctccttccacgTCTACAATGTTGTCTCCTGGCCGAGCAAAGATGAGTGTTTCTGGACCCAGCAGTAGCAAATCCGTCCTGGCAcctgctccttcctccttctccttctccccctcatgctcctcctcgtcttcctcgtcctctttgTCTTCGTCTTCCGCCACAGCTTCTtcgtctccttctgtctcccttGCCCCAACCAAGATCCACCGGGCCCGCAAGACCATGAACAGGCCTCCACCGGGGCAG atAAGCCAAGTTGAGACACCTGTCGCACCTGTGACGCCTTCAGGATCCTTAGATTCTGAAACTG TTGCAAAAAGGAGGAAACTGGGTCAGTTATCCGATGGAACACCTGAGACGTCAGAGACCGTTCCAGAAAATGCTCAAACTGtg GGAGAACCAGTGTTCCATAAAAAGGTGGACTCTGTCACCAATATCACATCagagaaaaacaacagcagTGTGGGGAAGTCAGAGGAGGATGTAACAGATATTCAGATTTCCAGTCCGTCCGCTCAAGATTCAGAAAAG TTTGAGGATGGTGTGGCAGAAGCAAGAAAGCACAAACAAGACATAGAGGGATCAGTGAACATGTCAGATCAT AGTTCAGAGTGCAAAACAAAAGGAGCCGTCAAAAGTAGAAATGAGAGCGAGGAGTCTTTTTGGCCGCAGTCAGACCAGGAAAAGGAGAGAAACACAGCCGATGTGGTGGAGACGGTGGAAG AGAGGCCCACTGAGTACACAGAGGTTCCCCTGGGTGCTCTGGACATCGCTGCTGCTGACAGTCTGACACTTTCTCCTCATCACG AAGGAAGTGatgcaggagacacagagcggCTGGAGGagcttcctctctgcagctGCAGGATGGAGGCTCCTCGAGTCGACAGCACCAGCCACCGCGTCAGCAGACAGTGTATGGCCACCGAGAGCATCAATGGAGAG CTGAGGGCTTGTACCGATCGGACGATAAAAGGAGAGACCATGCGTCCGTCCAGTCGGGTGTCCCTCATGGTGCTTTGCGAAGTCCATCGATCACACATGGTCAAACACCACTGCTGTCCTGGGTGTGGATACTTCTGCATAGCG ggCACATTTCTCGAGTGCTGCCCGGACCAGCGCATCGCTCACCGTTTCCACCGGGGTTGTGTGACGGTGCTGGGCAGCGGGCGCAGCAGAGCAAACGGAGGCGGGATGCTTTTCTGTCCCCACTGCGGCGAAGATgcctccgaggcccaggaggTCACCATCCCCTGCTTCAGCTCGGCCACGGCCTCCGCAACCACCGTCGTCACCATGTCGGCCTCCTCCACGACCACCCCGTCTCTGCCGCCCTCTGTCCCCACAGCGCCCTCCCTCACGGCCTCAACGGGAGGGATGAAGGACGGGAAGATGCCCGAGCGACCTGTCAG CGCACGTATGCATAGTCATGGCTTGGTGACGCTGGCGGTGGAGCAGCAGCCCCCGCAGCCTGTCGGCTCTGCCGCAACGGTGGCCACCATCCCGCCAGCAGAGGAGGGAGTGGACAGCGTGGGGCCCTCTCTCTGTATGCCAAATGGGAAACCCATCAGCCCGAGTGCACTTCCGCCTGGGCCCAGCAGGGCATCGCTGCAGAAAGCCATTCTCACACAGGACACTGAGAG gAGGAAGAAACTGAGGTTCCACCCCCGCCAGCTTTACCCTGCGGCCAAGCAAGGAGAGGTGCAGAGAGTCCTGCTCATGCTGA TGGAGGGCATAGACCCAACATACCAGCCCGACTCTCAGAACCGCCGCTCGGCTCTACATGCTGCAGCTCAGAGAGGTTTGCTGGAAGTCTGCTACATTCTTGTTCAG GCCGGTGCCCAAGTGGATGCCCAGGACAAAGACCGTAGGACCCCTCTGTTGGAAGCGATCATCAACAATCACATTGAGGTGGCTCATTACCTGATCCAGAGCAGTGCCACTGTCTATCATGTT gaggaggacGGATATACTGGTCTCCATCACGCAGCCAAGCTGGGAAACCTGGAAATTGTCAACATGCTTTTAGAAACGGGGCAGGTTGATGTTAACGCACAG GACAACGGCGGCTGGACGCCGATCATCTGGTCTGCGGAGCACAAACATGTAGATGTGATAAAAGTGCTGCTGAACAGAGGCGCTGATGTCACTATTAGTGATAAG TCCCATCCCTCCCTTCAGGAGCTGAACGTGTGTCTCCACTGGGCGGCGTATGCAGGCAACGTGGATATAGCCGAGCTGGTGTTGAACTCTGGCTGCTCCCTCGCCTCGGTTAACATGCACGGAGACACGCCGCTCCACATCGCCGCTAGAGAAGGCTTCCTGGAGTGTGTTAC GTTGTTCCTGTCCAGAGGTGCAGACATTGACATCGTGAACAGGGAAGGAGACACGCCCCTCAGCCTGGCACGGGTCGACACGCCGGTGTGGGTGGCACTCCAGATCAACAGGAAGCTGAGAAGGGGAATAACCAATCGCATGCTTCGCACTGAGAGAATCATCAGCAG TGACATAGCGCAGGGCTATGAGAACGTGCCGATACCCTGCGTGAACGCAGTGGACGACGAGGTCTGTCCTTCAGACTACAAATATGTCTCAGAAAACTGTGAAACTTCAGCAATGAACATCGACCGCAATATTACACACTTACAG CACTGTAGCTGCTCTGACGACTGCTCGTCCAGCAACTGCCTGTGTGGACAGCTCAGTATCCGCTGCTGGTACGACAAG GACCAGCGGCTGCTCCAGGAATTCAACAAAATTGAACCCCCACTTATATTTGAATGCAACATGGCATGTTCCTGTTACCGGACGTGCAAGAACAGAGTGGTACAGGCAGGCATCAA AGTGCGTCTTCAGCTCTACAGGACAGAGAAGATGGGCTGGGGAGTTCGAGCTCTGCAGGATATTCCACAAGGGAGCTTCATCTGCGA ATACGTCGGGGAGCTCATCTCTGACGCAGAGGCAGATGTTAGAGAAGACGACTCCTACTTGTTTGACCTGGACAACAAG gacggGGAGGTGTACTGTATTGATGCCCGGTACTATGGCAACATCAGCCGCTTCATCAACCACCTGTGTGACCCAAACCTCATCCCGGTACGCGTGTTCATGCTGCACCAGGACCTGAGGTTTCCCCGCATCGCCTTCTTCAGCTCCAGAGACATCCACAGCGGACAAGAGCTGGG ATTCGACTATGGAGACCGCTTTTGGGACATTAAGAGCAAGTATTTCACATGTCAGTGTGGATCAGAGAAATGCAAGCACTCGGCCGAAGCCATCGCCTTGGAGCAGAACAGACTGGCTCGACTGGAGGCCTGCCCAGAATCGGGAGCAGACTGTGGGATGACCATGCTGGGAAACTCTTAA
- the ehmt2 gene encoding histone-lysine N-methyltransferase EHMT2 isoform X4 has translation MSASETTMKEPPGRNDTETRAESLAGPSQVKEDNAASTTAAVAKKTEPMSGMSSMLSSQQPGKEALSAGEEGVKWSPASSPTKPAAGHAAKSISSVSSSSYSSSPSTSTMLSPGRAKMSVSGPSSSKSVLAPAPSSFSFSPSCSSSSSSSSLSSSSATASSSPSVSLAPTKIHRARKTMNRPPPGQISQVETPVAPVTPSGSLDSETVAKRRKLGQLSDGTPETSETVPENAQTVGEPVFHKKVDSVTNITSEKNNSSVGKSEEDVTDIQISSPSAQDSEKFEDGVAEARKHKQDIEGSVNMSDHSSECKTKGAVKSRNESEESFWPQSDQEKERNTADVVETVEVERPTEYTEVPLGALDIAAADSLTLSPHHEGSDAGDTERLEELPLCSCRMEAPRVDSTSHRVSRQCMATESINGELRACTDRTIKGETMRPSSRVSLMVLCEVHRSHMVKHHCCPGCGYFCIAGTFLECCPDQRIAHRFHRGCVTVLGSGRSRANGGGMLFCPHCGEDASEAQEVTIPCFSSATASATTVVTMSASSTTTPSLPPSVPTAPSLTASTGGMKDGKMPERPVSARMHSHGLVTLAVEQQPPQPVGSAATVATIPPAEEGVDSVGPSLCMPNGKPISPSALPPGPSRASLQKAILTQDTERRKKLRFHPRQLYPAAKQGEVQRVLLMLMEGIDPTYQPDSQNRRSALHAAAQRGLLEVCYILVQAGAQVDAQDKDRRTPLLEAIINNHIEVAHYLIQSSATVYHVEEDGYTGLHHAAKLGNLEIVNMLLETGQVDVNAQDNGGWTPIIWSAEHKHVDVIKVLLNRGADVTISDKSHPSLQELNVCLHWAAYAGNVDIAELVLNSGCSLASVNMHGDTPLHIAAREGFLECVTLFLSRGADIDIVNREGDTPLSLARVDTPVWVALQINRKLRRGITNRMLRTERIISSDIAQGYENVPIPCVNAVDDEVCPSDYKYVSENCETSAMNIDRNITHLQHCSCSDDCSSSNCLCGQLSIRCWYDKDQRLLQEFNKIEPPLIFECNMACSCYRTCKNRVVQAGIKVRLQLYRTEKMGWGVRALQDIPQGSFICEYVGELISDAEADVREDDSYLFDLDNKDGEVYCIDARYYGNISRFINHLCDPNLIPVRVFMLHQDLRFPRIAFFSSRDIHSGQELGFDYGDRFWDIKSKYFTCQCGSEKCKHSAEAIALEQNRLARLEACPESGADCGMTMLGNS, from the exons ATGTCGGCGTCTGAGACAACGATGAAG GAGCCTCCTGGACGAAATGACACAGAGACGCGAGCTGAGTCGTTAGCCGGACCAAGTCAAGTAAAGGAAG ATAATGCAGCATCCACCACAGCTGCCGTTGCCAAGAAGACAGAACCCATGAGTGGTATGTCATCAATGCTGTCATCACAGCAGCCTGGGAAGGAGGCTTTAAGTgctggagaggagggagtgaaATGGTCACCTGCCTCCTCCCCAACCAAACCAGCAGCAG GACATGCAGCAAAATCCATTTCATCTGTGTCCTCCTCTTCgtattcctcctctccttccacgTCTACAATGTTGTCTCCTGGCCGAGCAAAGATGAGTGTTTCTGGACCCAGCAGTAGCAAATCCGTCCTGGCAcctgctccttcctccttctccttctccccctcatgctcctcctcgtcttcctcgtcctctttgTCTTCGTCTTCCGCCACAGCTTCTtcgtctccttctgtctcccttGCCCCAACCAAGATCCACCGGGCCCGCAAGACCATGAACAGGCCTCCACCGGGGCAG atAAGCCAAGTTGAGACACCTGTCGCACCTGTGACGCCTTCAGGATCCTTAGATTCTGAAACTG TTGCAAAAAGGAGGAAACTGGGTCAGTTATCCGATGGAACACCTGAGACGTCAGAGACCGTTCCAGAAAATGCTCAAACTGtg GGAGAACCAGTGTTCCATAAAAAGGTGGACTCTGTCACCAATATCACATCagagaaaaacaacagcagTGTGGGGAAGTCAGAGGAGGATGTAACAGATATTCAGATTTCCAGTCCGTCCGCTCAAGATTCAGAAAAG TTTGAGGATGGTGTGGCAGAAGCAAGAAAGCACAAACAAGACATAGAGGGATCAGTGAACATGTCAGATCAT AGTTCAGAGTGCAAAACAAAAGGAGCCGTCAAAAGTAGAAATGAGAGCGAGGAGTCTTTTTGGCCGCAGTCAGACCAGGAAAAGGAGAGAAACACAGCCGATGTGGTGGAGACGGTGGAAG TAGAGAGGCCCACTGAGTACACAGAGGTTCCCCTGGGTGCTCTGGACATCGCTGCTGCTGACAGTCTGACACTTTCTCCTCATCACG AAGGAAGTGatgcaggagacacagagcggCTGGAGGagcttcctctctgcagctGCAGGATGGAGGCTCCTCGAGTCGACAGCACCAGCCACCGCGTCAGCAGACAGTGTATGGCCACCGAGAGCATCAATGGAGAG CTGAGGGCTTGTACCGATCGGACGATAAAAGGAGAGACCATGCGTCCGTCCAGTCGGGTGTCCCTCATGGTGCTTTGCGAAGTCCATCGATCACACATGGTCAAACACCACTGCTGTCCTGGGTGTGGATACTTCTGCATAGCG ggCACATTTCTCGAGTGCTGCCCGGACCAGCGCATCGCTCACCGTTTCCACCGGGGTTGTGTGACGGTGCTGGGCAGCGGGCGCAGCAGAGCAAACGGAGGCGGGATGCTTTTCTGTCCCCACTGCGGCGAAGATgcctccgaggcccaggaggTCACCATCCCCTGCTTCAGCTCGGCCACGGCCTCCGCAACCACCGTCGTCACCATGTCGGCCTCCTCCACGACCACCCCGTCTCTGCCGCCCTCTGTCCCCACAGCGCCCTCCCTCACGGCCTCAACGGGAGGGATGAAGGACGGGAAGATGCCCGAGCGACCTGTCAG CGCACGTATGCATAGTCATGGCTTGGTGACGCTGGCGGTGGAGCAGCAGCCCCCGCAGCCTGTCGGCTCTGCCGCAACGGTGGCCACCATCCCGCCAGCAGAGGAGGGAGTGGACAGCGTGGGGCCCTCTCTCTGTATGCCAAATGGGAAACCCATCAGCCCGAGTGCACTTCCGCCTGGGCCCAGCAGGGCATCGCTGCAGAAAGCCATTCTCACACAGGACACTGAGAG gAGGAAGAAACTGAGGTTCCACCCCCGCCAGCTTTACCCTGCGGCCAAGCAAGGAGAGGTGCAGAGAGTCCTGCTCATGCTGA TGGAGGGCATAGACCCAACATACCAGCCCGACTCTCAGAACCGCCGCTCGGCTCTACATGCTGCAGCTCAGAGAGGTTTGCTGGAAGTCTGCTACATTCTTGTTCAG GCCGGTGCCCAAGTGGATGCCCAGGACAAAGACCGTAGGACCCCTCTGTTGGAAGCGATCATCAACAATCACATTGAGGTGGCTCATTACCTGATCCAGAGCAGTGCCACTGTCTATCATGTT gaggaggacGGATATACTGGTCTCCATCACGCAGCCAAGCTGGGAAACCTGGAAATTGTCAACATGCTTTTAGAAACGGGGCAGGTTGATGTTAACGCACAG GACAACGGCGGCTGGACGCCGATCATCTGGTCTGCGGAGCACAAACATGTAGATGTGATAAAAGTGCTGCTGAACAGAGGCGCTGATGTCACTATTAGTGATAAG TCCCATCCCTCCCTTCAGGAGCTGAACGTGTGTCTCCACTGGGCGGCGTATGCAGGCAACGTGGATATAGCCGAGCTGGTGTTGAACTCTGGCTGCTCCCTCGCCTCGGTTAACATGCACGGAGACACGCCGCTCCACATCGCCGCTAGAGAAGGCTTCCTGGAGTGTGTTAC GTTGTTCCTGTCCAGAGGTGCAGACATTGACATCGTGAACAGGGAAGGAGACACGCCCCTCAGCCTGGCACGGGTCGACACGCCGGTGTGGGTGGCACTCCAGATCAACAGGAAGCTGAGAAGGGGAATAACCAATCGCATGCTTCGCACTGAGAGAATCATCAGCAG TGACATAGCGCAGGGCTATGAGAACGTGCCGATACCCTGCGTGAACGCAGTGGACGACGAGGTCTGTCCTTCAGACTACAAATATGTCTCAGAAAACTGTGAAACTTCAGCAATGAACATCGACCGCAATATTACACACTTACAG CACTGTAGCTGCTCTGACGACTGCTCGTCCAGCAACTGCCTGTGTGGACAGCTCAGTATCCGCTGCTGGTACGACAAG GACCAGCGGCTGCTCCAGGAATTCAACAAAATTGAACCCCCACTTATATTTGAATGCAACATGGCATGTTCCTGTTACCGGACGTGCAAGAACAGAGTGGTACAGGCAGGCATCAA AGTGCGTCTTCAGCTCTACAGGACAGAGAAGATGGGCTGGGGAGTTCGAGCTCTGCAGGATATTCCACAAGGGAGCTTCATCTGCGA ATACGTCGGGGAGCTCATCTCTGACGCAGAGGCAGATGTTAGAGAAGACGACTCCTACTTGTTTGACCTGGACAACAAG gacggGGAGGTGTACTGTATTGATGCCCGGTACTATGGCAACATCAGCCGCTTCATCAACCACCTGTGTGACCCAAACCTCATCCCGGTACGCGTGTTCATGCTGCACCAGGACCTGAGGTTTCCCCGCATCGCCTTCTTCAGCTCCAGAGACATCCACAGCGGACAAGAGCTGGG ATTCGACTATGGAGACCGCTTTTGGGACATTAAGAGCAAGTATTTCACATGTCAGTGTGGATCAGAGAAATGCAAGCACTCGGCCGAAGCCATCGCCTTGGAGCAGAACAGACTGGCTCGACTGGAGGCCTGCCCAGAATCGGGAGCAGACTGTGGGATGACCATGCTGGGAAACTCTTAA